The Terriglobus roseus region ACGGGCGACTTCCCTGCGGATCTGATGGCGCTGGACATTGGTCCGAAGTCAATCAAGCTGTTCACCGATGAGATCGCGGAGGCTCGCACCATTGTTTGGAATGGGCCGATGGGCGTCTTTGAAATGCCTGCGTTTGCCAAGGGCACCATGGCCGTTGCGCATGCTGTGGCGGACAACATTGATGCAACCAGCATTGTTGGTGGCGGCGACTCGGTTTCCGCGGCGCATATGGCCGAGGTGACCGACAAGATCACGCATATCTCCACTGGCGGTGGCGCTTCGCTGGAGTTCCTGGAAGGCAAGACGCTTCCTGGGGTGGCTGCACTTACGCAGAAGTAACGGTATGGGGTGGCGGAGGGAGCCCTTCGCCACTATCATGCAAGCTGCTTTACGGGAGAGAACAGTCGAGTGTCCACACGCAAGAAGATCATTGCCGGCAATTGGAAGATGTACAAAACTCCGCGCGAGTCGCTGGAGTTTTTGAACGCGTTTCTGCCGAAGGTGCATGACCATGAACGGGACGAGATCATCATCTTCCCGACTGCGACTTCGCTTTCTACGGTGATTGACCGCGTGCGGGGTACGCATCTGCGTGCGGGTGCGCAGACGATGCACTGGCTTAACGAAGGCCCGTACACCGGCCAAACTTCGCCGAACATGCTCACCAGCATTGGCGCGACGCACGTGCTGTTGGGGCACTCGGAACGCCGTCTGTATGCCAACGAAACATATGAGCACGTGAACCTGAAGATCAAGGCGGCGATTGCGCATGATCTGATCCCGGTGCTTTGCCTGGGTGAGTTGCTGGTGGATCGGCAGGGCGGATTTACGCGCGACATCATCATGGCGCAGATGGGTGCCGCGCTGTCGAACATTCCTACGGAGAACGCGAAGCAGATTGTGATTGCGTATGAGCCGGTGTGGGCTATTGGTACGGGATCGACAGCATCGCCGGAGATTGCAAACGAGGTACACAGCATCATTCGGTCGCAACTGGAGTGGGTGTTCAATGCCGAGATTGCGAACAATACCCGCATTCTTTACGGCGGTTCTGTGAAGCCGGAGAACAGCGCAGCGTTGCTGACGCAGCCGGATATCGATGGACTTCTTGTGGGCGGCGCGAGCCTTGATCCGGCTTGCTTTGCGAAGATCGTTCATACGAAATATTGATCTGGATTCTTTTGAAATGATGAAAAGCCCCGCTGATTTGCGGGGCTTTCGTCGTTCGGAATCGAAATCGATTTAGCGTGCGTGACGATAGTGATGATGAGCACGGTGATGGCGGTGGTGGCGCGGCTGGGCAGAGGCGACAGTTCCGGCAACTGTGAGAAGGGCAAGGAGAACAAGGGCGCTGCGACGAATCATCTTCAAGGGAGAAGCTCCAGAATGGCAAAGCCATTGATCGCATTCTCCGCGAGTACTGCCGCAGCGTGACCTGTGAAAATGAAATTTTCTGCGGGGATGTTCCTTGCTTGATTCCCTGACGTCTTAGTGGACGACGCCAGCCTGATCAAAGGGCCAATACACAAAGCTGGCCTTGCCGTAAATCAGCGTGCGGTCTACCGGACCAAAGTCGCGGCTGTCCGACGAGATGGAACGGTGATCCCCCATGACGAAGTATTCGTTCGCGGGGATGGTCATCTCTGGCTGCGAACGTTCGTCCGCGAATCTTACGGGGACATACGGCTCTTTGAGTTGCTTATCATTCACGAACACGCGGCCATGCTCAATACGCAAACGGTCGCCCGGAAGCGCAATGACTCGTTTGATATAGCTCTTGGTGAGGTCGCGGGGATAGTGGAAGACAACCACATCGCTGGGGTGGATTTCACCCACGTGATAGGCCAGTTTGTTGATGAACAGGCGATCCTGATCCTGCAACATGGGCACCATGCTGGTGCCTTCTACACGGACCGGCTGGTAAAGAAACAGAATGATAAACACTGAGACTGCGACGGAGGCTAATACGTCTCTTAACCACGCCCAGGAGACGGCTTTGCGTACCGTAGTTGTCTCTTCCACGTTCTGCTGCTTTGCTTCGTCCATTGCCCTTCTACTACTGTATAAGACGGGCAAGATGACACAATAGTCACAGTCCGGGGCGGTTCCGCAGATATCTGAAAGGATTTCCCCGGCATCGAAAGAGCTTGGACTAGAATGACGATGGCGAAGGACATAGAAGATCCATGCCTGCACTCATGATCGAAGAACAGAACAAACCGGCCCTGCAAGATAAGCAGGGCATCCGCTCTCTGGCCACCGAGCGGCAAAATGAAGCTTCTGAAGGGTTCGACACCAAGTCGGCTCTTGAGATTGCGCGCATCATCAATGCGGAAGATGCGAAAGTCGCCGCAGCGGTGAAGAAGGCACTTCCGGAAATTGCGCAGGTCATCGACGTGGTGGCGCGCTGTCTTCGGGATGGCGGACGGCTCATTTACGTGGGTGCCGGTTCGTCGGGGCGCATTGCCTCGCTGGATGCAGCGGAATGTCCGGCTACCTTCTCAACCCAGCCAGCACAGGTGCAGTACATCATGTGTGGCGGCCCCAAGGCACTTGCCAGCGCCGCGGACGTGAATGAAGACTCCCCTGAGATGGGCCAGCGTGACATTGCCAAGCGGCGCCCTACGCGTAAAGACATCGTGATCGGCATCTCGGCTTCCGGACGTACTCCGTACGTTGTGGGAGCGGTAGAGTATGCCCGCTTGCGAGGCGCACAGACTGCGGCCATTGTCTGCAACCAGAACACGAGACTGGCGGACGCTGCGGACATCTGCATGGTGGCGGAAGTGGGACCTGAGGTGATCAGCGGATCGACGCGCCTGAAGGCCTCCACGGCGCAGAAGATGATCACCAACATGATCACGACGGGCGCGATGACTCGGCTTGGATATGTGTACGACAACCTGATGGTCAACGTGCACATGAAGAACGAGAAACTGGTGGAACGCGGCATCAATGTGCTGCAGCGCGTGACCGGCGTGGACCGCGAAACTGCGATTCGCACGATCAAGTCCGCTGGTAAGTCCATCCCGATTGCCGTGGTTATGCTGAAGGCGAGCGTGGATAAGATGGAAGCCGTTCGACGTTTGCAAAAGTCTGATGGCAACGTTCGTCGCGCGATTGAGAACGCACCACTCGACCTCTAAGACAAACTTTATGCGTAAGAATGGGCCAGCGATTGCTGGCCCATTCTGTCTATACAGAGGTGGCTTAGGTTGCTGAGACCGCGTCCAGTTCGTCTTCGATTGCTTCTTCTTCCGATACCGCTGGAAAAAACATGACGAAGCATGTTCCCGAATGCTCTCCTTCGCGGGTGCGAAGTCGTACCAGGCCGCGATGCTTGCGAATGATCTCTTCACTGACCCAGAGGCCAAGTCCTGTACCCGTTGCGTGCTTGGTGGTGAAGAACGCTTCAAAGACTTTACGTGCGGTCTCTGCAGACATGCCATGACCGGTATCAGCCACCGTGAGTAAAACGCCACCCGAAGGATGCGAGGTTTGGCGTATGCGAACGGACAACGTACCGCCGCCAGGCATGGCATCCAATGAATTTGCCACGAGGTTTGCAAGAAGCTGACGCATCTCTCCGGCAAAACACATCAGTGATGTGTCTCCGCGGCTTTCGCGCAGAACGTTGATATTGGCGCGCAGCAGACGAGGCTGATAGAGCGTGAAAACTGAATCCACAATCTCATTCAGATCAACGCGTGCACGCGATACCGACTGCCGGTAGAAGCGGAGCGTTTGTTGCGTGACCTGCGCGACGCGTGCAAGTTCTTCCTGCGCCATCTCAATGAAGCCGACCGCACCGCCATCCATGGGCTCATGATTGCGAAGGATGTAAAGAAGATTGGTTACGGATTCAAGCGGGTTATTAATCTCATGCGCGACGCTGGCTGCAAGACGACCAGCAGCGGCCAGTTTTTCTGTGCGACGCAACGTCTCTTCTGCCTTGAGGCGTTCGGTGATCTCGCTGCCCACGACACCCACCCAGCGCACGCTGTCTGAGGCTGTCCGCACGGGATAGAACTGCATCAACCATGCTCGTGGCGAATCTTCGCGCCCGTCCTGCAGTTCAAGATTGCGAATGCCTTGCCCCGTTTTGAAGACTTCTGCTGCGCGAGCCTGCACCTCTCGCGCTAAGGAACCGGCGAGAATGCCGCCGTCTGCATCCTGCGTGGCGAACATGACCGAGAAGAAGTCGTTCTGGCGCACGATCTGAAAGTCCGCATCGAGGAAGGCAAAGCCGATGGGTGCGTTGCCCAACATGGAATCGAGCAGTGCCAATGTCTCCAACAATCCGCTGCGCTGCTCTTCGAGCTCACGCACCATGGTGTTGAAGTTTTCGGTGAGCACACCAGCTTCATTCCGTCCTGTGACGGGCAAAGGAAACTCAGGATTGGGCAGAGTGCCGCGTAATACGCCGTGCGTTGCCGTGCTGAGCCTGCGGATGGGCTTGGTCATGCGGCGCACGATCAGAAAGATGGGTAGCAGATTGGCGAGTAGCGCGAGAGCACCATACGTCAGCGCAATGCGGGCGATGGCGGTGACTGTGCTGGCTCCAGAGGTTGGATTGGGCTCCAGCCACAGCAGTGCGACCGGTTTGCCATTTTCCAGCAGAGGCGTGACCGCCTCCACCTGCCCTCGTTTCGAACGGAAGATGTGCTGCCCTGTGACGGTGGGCAGGACTTTGCGTTCTTCGTCGTCCAGATCGCGGTTCATGCCGCCCCTGCTGGCAGCGACGGTATTGCCGCTAAGATCTGTCAGTCGCGTGGACTGGATGCTGGGCGCGATCTCGGCAAGCTCCAGCAGTTCACGGAGGCCCTCGCTGTCGCCACGGCGAATGCGTTCCGTGCAGGCGGCGGCCAAACGATCAATCTGGCTGGAGATACGTGCTTCCAGGCTCTTTCGTGATGCCTGTCTTGTACTGACAACCACGTAATAGAGGTAGCCGCTGAGCACAAGCGTCTGTGCAAGGATGATTCCAAGCACAAGCTGGCCAAAAAACGTTCGCGGCACGAGGCGGCGCATGTAACTGATTATCACGCACGGACA contains the following coding sequences:
- a CDS encoding sensor histidine kinase, with product MRRLVPRTFFGQLVLGIILAQTLVLSGYLYYVVVSTRQASRKSLEARISSQIDRLAAACTERIRRGDSEGLRELLELAEIAPSIQSTRLTDLSGNTVAASRGGMNRDLDDEERKVLPTVTGQHIFRSKRGQVEAVTPLLENGKPVALLWLEPNPTSGASTVTAIARIALTYGALALLANLLPIFLIVRRMTKPIRRLSTATHGVLRGTLPNPEFPLPVTGRNEAGVLTENFNTMVRELEEQRSGLLETLALLDSMLGNAPIGFAFLDADFQIVRQNDFFSVMFATQDADGGILAGSLAREVQARAAEVFKTGQGIRNLELQDGREDSPRAWLMQFYPVRTASDSVRWVGVVGSEITERLKAEETLRRTEKLAAAGRLAASVAHEINNPLESVTNLLYILRNHEPMDGGAVGFIEMAQEELARVAQVTQQTLRFYRQSVSRARVDLNEIVDSVFTLYQPRLLRANINVLRESRGDTSLMCFAGEMRQLLANLVANSLDAMPGGGTLSVRIRQTSHPSGGVLLTVADTGHGMSAETARKVFEAFFTTKHATGTGLGLWVSEEIIRKHRGLVRLRTREGEHSGTCFVMFFPAVSEEEAIEDELDAVSAT
- the murQ gene encoding N-acetylmuramic acid 6-phosphate etherase, which gives rise to MPALMIEEQNKPALQDKQGIRSLATERQNEASEGFDTKSALEIARIINAEDAKVAAAVKKALPEIAQVIDVVARCLRDGGRLIYVGAGSSGRIASLDAAECPATFSTQPAQVQYIMCGGPKALASAADVNEDSPEMGQRDIAKRRPTRKDIVIGISASGRTPYVVGAVEYARLRGAQTAAIVCNQNTRLADAADICMVAEVGPEVISGSTRLKASTAQKMITNMITTGAMTRLGYVYDNLMVNVHMKNEKLVERGINVLQRVTGVDRETAIRTIKSAGKSIPIAVVMLKASVDKMEAVRRLQKSDGNVRRAIENAPLDL
- the tpiA gene encoding triose-phosphate isomerase, which codes for MSTRKKIIAGNWKMYKTPRESLEFLNAFLPKVHDHERDEIIIFPTATSLSTVIDRVRGTHLRAGAQTMHWLNEGPYTGQTSPNMLTSIGATHVLLGHSERRLYANETYEHVNLKIKAAIAHDLIPVLCLGELLVDRQGGFTRDIIMAQMGAALSNIPTENAKQIVIAYEPVWAIGTGSTASPEIANEVHSIIRSQLEWVFNAEIANNTRILYGGSVKPENSAALLTQPDIDGLLVGGASLDPACFAKIVHTKY
- the lepB gene encoding signal peptidase I, with translation MDEAKQQNVEETTTVRKAVSWAWLRDVLASVAVSVFIILFLYQPVRVEGTSMVPMLQDQDRLFINKLAYHVGEIHPSDVVVFHYPRDLTKSYIKRVIALPGDRLRIEHGRVFVNDKQLKEPYVPVRFADERSQPEMTIPANEYFVMGDHRSISSDSRDFGPVDRTLIYGKASFVYWPFDQAGVVH